From a single Candidatus Sysuiplasma acidicola genomic region:
- a CDS encoding dehydrogenase: QMKVAVALFGHIGDGNIHANMFVDFSDADESGRVEKFHTEIARLALSHGGSVSAEHGIGVEKRELLKMEYEHRSSMATLEVMKGLKAVMDPKGILNPGKVFL; the protein is encoded by the coding sequence TCAGATGAAAGTGGCAGTTGCGCTATTCGGGCACATAGGCGATGGAAACATTCATGCCAACATGTTCGTCGATTTCAGCGACGCCGACGAGAGCGGCAGGGTCGAAAAATTTCACACCGAAATCGCAAGACTGGCGCTTTCGCACGGAGGAAGCGTGTCCGCCGAGCACGGAATTGGCGTGGAGAAGAGAGAACTGCTCAAGATGGAGTATGAGCACAGATCGTCCATGGCTACGCTGGAAGTCATGAAGGGACTGAAAGCGGTAATGGATCCCAAGGGCATACTCAATCCGGGAAAGGTGTTCCTTTGA
- a CDS encoding (Fe-S)-binding protein, with the protein MSSVVDRLSEESGKCIGCGFCESVCPTQPASGYSESRGARGRVLLSRELLTRVREGRDFSAMSDSFYSCLDCYACFEVCPAGVNAGVVSHYAKQLLAPVSAPGAARLIESIVMRYGSLVPAGRGMCRWAKGLNIPRGGETILYTGQMYQTMAYSSRLAKLLQMHIGGSDFAAVLAARFPSLSRAALLFKDRKLAAEMNSHLRDIAALLKLSGAEFGYLYEEEMYPGTLLNDFGFAESFAKYALRLSDSFRRSGAKRIITVDPHTYDLLKNVIPSVISGFDFEVLHYLDMIGGVKLKNTGRKIVFHEPCHLSRRFPSFPAPNDLVGRACDVSLPSKSGRRTHCCGGPDELLFPETARAVSTKRSGQLAETGAEIVVTACPVCRVNIRTEGRITDIAAILHESASAARMTAP; encoded by the coding sequence TTGAGCAGTGTCGTGGACAGGCTTTCAGAAGAGTCGGGCAAATGCATCGGCTGCGGTTTCTGCGAATCCGTTTGTCCGACTCAGCCGGCATCAGGCTATTCCGAGTCACGCGGTGCAAGAGGGCGCGTCCTGCTTTCGAGAGAACTGCTGACAAGAGTCAGGGAAGGACGTGACTTCTCCGCGATGTCCGACTCATTCTATTCCTGTCTGGACTGCTATGCTTGCTTCGAAGTATGCCCTGCGGGCGTAAACGCAGGTGTTGTGTCTCATTATGCAAAGCAGCTTCTTGCGCCGGTTTCCGCACCAGGGGCCGCCAGACTGATCGAGAGTATTGTTATGCGTTACGGATCGCTCGTTCCTGCAGGCAGAGGCATGTGCAGGTGGGCAAAGGGCTTGAATATTCCAAGAGGCGGAGAGACGATTCTCTACACAGGCCAGATGTATCAGACAATGGCTTACAGCAGCCGTCTCGCCAAATTACTTCAAATGCACATCGGCGGGTCGGACTTTGCTGCGGTGCTCGCGGCGCGCTTTCCATCGCTGTCTCGCGCGGCCCTGCTGTTCAAGGACAGAAAACTTGCTGCCGAGATGAACAGTCATCTGAGGGATATTGCCGCTCTGCTGAAGCTCAGCGGCGCCGAATTCGGCTATCTGTATGAGGAGGAGATGTATCCAGGAACGCTGCTCAATGATTTTGGCTTTGCCGAATCGTTCGCAAAATACGCCTTACGTCTTTCCGATTCTTTCAGAAGGAGCGGAGCGAAGAGGATAATAACAGTCGATCCGCACACTTACGACCTTCTGAAGAATGTCATTCCATCCGTAATTTCAGGTTTTGATTTCGAAGTCCTGCACTATCTGGACATGATAGGTGGCGTCAAACTGAAAAATACGGGCAGGAAGATTGTTTTTCATGAACCGTGTCACCTTTCACGCAGATTTCCCTCATTCCCCGCTCCAAACGATCTTGTCGGCCGGGCCTGCGATGTATCGCTGCCCTCGAAAAGCGGCAGGAGAACGCACTGCTGCGGAGGGCCCGATGAACTGCTGTTTCCGGAAACAGCAAGAGCAGTCTCCACGAAACGGTCCGGGCAGCTTGCAGAGACGGGAGCGGAGATCGTGGTCACCGCATGTCCGGTGTGCCGGGTAAATATCAGGACGGAGGGCAGGATCACCGATATTGCAGCCATACTGCACGAATCGGCGTCGGCAGCCCGGATGACAGCTCCATGA
- a CDS encoding alpha/beta hydrolase codes for MSIKLTLHDGRNSLTAILKTVSKKDVFIVCHGLAGRADDPIASITSKELERMGHSTFRLSHRTGTRNELLFEEQVRQIVESVTLLKCHYLFRRIHLLGLSMGASNAIIAGSMDARVVSVCAVSGISDGETWMRERHGSQYSRFTAMLCGRENTEYRTGRLRSLSIIDVLAPDSRHRRIIKAASMKDRTRPDSLSARSVRSLLMHNPLNHIGSLAGRPLFIAHGLSDSLVSVENSRRLYASASEPKKLMLYDGMDHDMMLHESARRSVLSEYIGFLSEMS; via the coding sequence ATGAGCATCAAGCTAACATTGCATGACGGACGAAACAGTCTGACAGCCATTCTTAAAACCGTGTCAAAGAAGGATGTGTTCATCGTCTGCCACGGTCTTGCGGGACGTGCCGACGATCCAATAGCGTCAATAACTTCGAAAGAGCTCGAACGGATGGGTCATTCCACTTTCAGGTTGTCGCACAGGACTGGCACAAGAAATGAACTGCTTTTTGAAGAACAGGTACGGCAGATTGTTGAGTCAGTGACGCTGCTTAAATGCCATTACCTGTTCCGCAGAATTCATCTGCTCGGCTTAAGCATGGGGGCATCAAACGCAATCATCGCCGGAAGCATGGATGCCAGAGTTGTTTCAGTATGTGCCGTATCGGGCATCTCGGACGGAGAAACATGGATGAGGGAAAGGCATGGCAGCCAATACAGCAGGTTTACGGCTATGCTGTGCGGCAGGGAGAACACGGAATACAGGACCGGCAGGCTGCGCAGCCTTTCCATAATCGATGTGCTGGCGCCGGACAGCAGGCACAGACGTATTATCAAGGCTGCTTCTATGAAGGATCGCACGCGCCCGGATTCACTGAGCGCGCGGAGCGTGCGTTCTCTGTTGATGCACAACCCGCTGAATCACATTGGCTCACTTGCCGGCAGGCCCCTCTTTATCGCCCACGGCCTCTCCGATTCTCTCGTCTCAGTGGAGAACAGCAGACGGCTTTATGCATCTGCATCGGAACCGAAAAAGCTGATGTTGTATGATGGCATGGACCACGACATGATGCTGCACGAATCTGCCCGAAGAAGTGTATTGTCGGAGTATATCGGCTTCCTTTCTGAAATGTCCTGA
- a CDS encoding cobalamin-binding protein, with protein sequence MSATAERIVSLLPSATEMLYAIGAGDRIVGVTHECDFPEEAKKKPVVIRSAIDMSSMTSSGIDAAVSSRLRAGLDLYVIDTNLLSELQPDLIIGQGLCEVCAASGKLIERAIASLPRTPRLMDLSPRSVDDILGNLIDLGAVTGREHAASVIVSSLRSRLSAVKRKTTQLGLSRRVFFMEWTDPVYCAGHWIPGMIETAGGVDRLGRKEMPSVRIPWDSVLEWNPEVIIVSSCGMSLSDMVQEADKLTRFPSWNELTAVRNGQVYAVDASSYFARPGPRVVVGVKLLAHLLHPGQFTWSGPPGAFRSLSILDAIV encoded by the coding sequence ATGTCCGCCACAGCGGAGAGAATCGTCTCCCTGCTTCCAAGTGCAACAGAGATGCTCTATGCTATCGGCGCAGGCGACCGCATCGTCGGCGTAACGCATGAATGCGATTTTCCTGAGGAAGCAAAGAAAAAACCGGTGGTCATACGAAGTGCGATTGACATGTCGTCCATGACCTCATCGGGAATCGATGCGGCCGTGAGCAGCAGGCTGAGAGCGGGTCTTGACCTGTACGTCATTGACACAAATCTGCTTTCAGAGCTTCAGCCAGATCTCATAATCGGCCAGGGACTGTGCGAAGTCTGTGCAGCATCAGGAAAGCTCATAGAGCGCGCTATCGCCTCCCTTCCACGAACTCCCAGGCTGATGGATTTGAGCCCCCGTTCTGTGGACGATATTCTTGGCAATCTTATTGACCTTGGCGCCGTCACCGGAAGAGAGCATGCGGCATCAGTGATAGTTTCATCGCTGCGTTCAAGGCTGTCGGCCGTTAAGAGGAAAACGACTCAACTCGGCCTGTCACGACGCGTTTTCTTCATGGAATGGACCGATCCGGTTTACTGCGCAGGTCACTGGATTCCCGGCATGATCGAAACTGCGGGCGGCGTGGACAGGCTGGGAAGAAAGGAGATGCCTTCCGTGCGTATACCATGGGACAGTGTGCTGGAATGGAATCCCGAAGTGATCATAGTCTCCTCCTGCGGAATGAGCCTCTCAGACATGGTTCAGGAAGCTGACAAGCTCACACGATTCCCTTCCTGGAACGAGCTTACTGCGGTCAGGAATGGACAGGTCTACGCAGTTGATGCAAGCTCCTATTTCGCCCGTCCGGGTCCAAGAGTTGTCGTGGGAGTCAAGTTGCTGGCTCATCTCCTGCATCCCGGACAGTTCACATGGAGTGGACCTCCCGGAGCATTCCGCAGTCTTTCAATCCTGGATGCAATCGTCTGA
- a CDS encoding anhydro-N-acetylmuramic acid kinase — protein MTQLNIFSVMSGTSTDGLTWVCMEVRESRDAVSTSVLQKGSRRFDPSLKSLLLSMTNQGNASLASISRAHWGIGRALVAASRSLRHSVDLAVFSGHTLYHEEQKGRAGGGTLQIGAVEPLALSLGKPVLTDMRYTDVAAGGMGAPLVPAGDSLIFPHGSAVLNIGGIANITLLGKTVSGFDTGPGNMLIDGAMRRLFGKEMDRNGRIAASGNCDEGLLGRLMSDSFVRSAPPKTCGRERYGSEYVDNVISMAGASGISDRDIITTLSEFTVRSILYNLRKYGGAADPLIIAGGGAYNRYISDGLRSSFDGTVYSSSSFGITPDVREAVAFGLLGYLSVSGRAANTPATGARRFVPLGRITVSGLSKELRRCL, from the coding sequence TTGACTCAATTGAATATATTTTCTGTGATGTCAGGAACTTCAACAGACGGTCTGACGTGGGTTTGCATGGAAGTACGTGAATCACGCGACGCCGTCTCCACAAGCGTACTTCAGAAGGGCAGCAGGCGTTTCGATCCGTCGCTGAAATCGCTGCTCCTTTCAATGACAAACCAGGGTAATGCTTCCCTTGCCTCGATAAGCAGAGCACACTGGGGTATAGGCAGGGCTCTGGTCGCGGCGTCCCGTTCGCTGCGTCATTCTGTGGATTTAGCTGTTTTCTCGGGCCATACGCTTTACCATGAGGAGCAGAAGGGGCGAGCGGGCGGCGGCACGTTGCAGATAGGTGCTGTCGAACCTCTCGCTCTCTCGCTGGGTAAGCCGGTCCTCACCGACATGCGTTATACCGACGTCGCTGCCGGCGGAATGGGAGCTCCTCTCGTGCCAGCAGGTGACAGCCTCATTTTTCCACATGGTTCAGCGGTGCTCAACATCGGCGGCATAGCAAATATAACGCTGCTGGGAAAAACTGTAAGCGGCTTTGATACGGGCCCGGGAAACATGCTGATTGATGGAGCGATGCGGCGATTGTTTGGAAAGGAGATGGACAGGAACGGCAGAATCGCGGCATCGGGTAACTGTGACGAAGGACTGCTGGGCAGGCTGATGTCAGACTCATTCGTCAGATCCGCCCCGCCCAAGACATGCGGCCGTGAAAGATATGGCTCGGAATATGTCGACAACGTCATTTCCATGGCCGGCGCGTCTGGGATCAGCGACAGGGATATCATCACGACGCTTTCCGAATTCACTGTGCGGAGTATACTGTACAATCTGCGGAAATATGGCGGGGCTGCCGACCCGCTGATAATCGCGGGAGGCGGCGCCTATAACAGGTATATCTCAGACGGACTGCGCTCAAGTTTCGACGGCACTGTTTACTCTTCATCCAGTTTCGGCATAACCCCAGATGTGAGGGAAGCCGTCGCCTTTGGCCTCCTCGGTTATCTCTCTGTGAGCGGCAGGGCTGCAAATACTCCGGCGACAGGAGCACGCAGGTTCGTCCCTCTCGGCAGAATAACTGTTTCCGGCCTGTCGAAAGAACTCAGACGTTGTCTGTGA
- a CDS encoding dipeptide epimerase, with the protein MIRSVSYTSLEIPMEKEFRISLGSTHSYDGFIITVETDDGAKGYGEAVPTPFITGETMESIGAALKLIKPAVEGMDETDTESIGDVMEKTVVGSYAAKCAVDTALWDLIGRKAGVPLYRLLGGYRKSIGTSFTIDIGTMEEVEKYTREFVDAGLRTIKVKLGRGLREDYERVKRTRQTAGDDITIYVDFNQSYSAKKAVELSRDIHKFELEFLEQPTPAHDIAGLKFVRDHSDIPVMADEAVHGPEDAMKIVRSEAADMINMKMMKAGGITRGRKIISIAEGAGLPVMIGCMVETKVAVTAGTHLALGMKNVKYADLDGYSSLKKDITTGGLELKNGENTVSERPGLGIDVSLK; encoded by the coding sequence ATGATACGATCTGTCAGCTACACGAGTCTGGAAATACCGATGGAAAAGGAGTTCAGAATTTCGCTCGGAAGCACGCATTCCTATGATGGCTTCATAATAACAGTTGAGACGGATGACGGTGCAAAGGGGTATGGTGAGGCGGTCCCGACACCGTTCATAACGGGAGAGACGATGGAATCCATAGGTGCGGCACTCAAATTGATTAAACCGGCTGTAGAAGGCATGGATGAAACGGACACGGAATCGATAGGAGACGTGATGGAGAAAACGGTCGTCGGGTCGTACGCGGCGAAGTGTGCCGTTGACACGGCATTGTGGGACCTGATAGGCAGAAAGGCCGGTGTGCCGCTGTACAGGCTGCTCGGCGGCTACAGGAAGAGTATCGGGACGTCGTTTACCATCGACATAGGTACGATGGAGGAAGTTGAGAAATACACAAGGGAATTCGTCGACGCCGGCCTCAGGACCATCAAGGTCAAACTGGGACGGGGCTTGCGTGAGGATTACGAACGGGTGAAGAGGACTAGGCAGACTGCAGGCGACGATATCACCATCTACGTGGATTTCAATCAGTCATATTCCGCAAAGAAGGCCGTTGAACTGTCAAGGGACATACATAAATTCGAGCTTGAATTTCTGGAACAGCCGACGCCAGCGCACGACATAGCTGGACTCAAGTTTGTCAGGGATCACAGCGACATACCGGTCATGGCCGATGAGGCTGTTCACGGGCCAGAGGATGCGATGAAGATCGTCAGAAGCGAAGCGGCTGACATGATAAACATGAAAATGATGAAGGCCGGAGGAATAACACGAGGCAGGAAGATCATAAGCATAGCTGAGGGGGCCGGACTGCCTGTCATGATTGGATGCATGGTTGAGACAAAAGTGGCTGTTACGGCCGGAACTCACCTGGCACTGGGCATGAAGAACGTGAAGTACGCAGACCTTGACGGATATTCGAGTCTGAAGAAAGACATAACAACAGGCGGTCTGGAGCTGAAGAACGGAGAGAACACTGTATCAGAAAGACCTGGACTTGGTATCGATGTCTCTCTCAAGTGA
- a CDS encoding GNAT family N-acetyltransferase, translating to MSLSSELRSQTSEACRLWNEYLRQDPTSEDLIRLKFSGSEFTKPVLPFVSGDGAFALTCTRSGRFMHDDDSGTAWIMALGFGDETAMKRLIDSQLSVLRKRGVSRILCAGFTPTYFFPGIDRSAYPEIWKFMKDYGFRPGEDAIAMDKNLWPSHGLDSFSDTTGDIEVRNLARPELPALLRMLKRNFSSDYSYRAKCVGEKGERYQIKVAVEGTTILGYSMFFGAEGKRWYMPGEHFGPFGVDEAHRSRGIGTALLHQTLREMKIRGMHRAFFLWTSERASHLYERFGFEVTRRFSVFEMKL from the coding sequence ATGTCTCTCTCAAGTGAATTGCGCTCGCAGACCAGCGAAGCCTGCAGGCTCTGGAACGAGTATCTCAGGCAGGATCCGACGAGCGAAGATCTGATCAGGCTGAAGTTTTCGGGGAGCGAATTCACTAAACCGGTTCTCCCCTTTGTATCCGGAGACGGAGCGTTCGCGCTCACCTGCACAAGATCAGGGCGATTCATGCACGATGATGACAGTGGCACTGCGTGGATTATGGCACTCGGCTTCGGCGACGAGACCGCAATGAAGAGGCTTATTGACTCGCAGCTGTCCGTGCTCAGAAAGAGGGGCGTCAGCAGGATACTCTGCGCCGGCTTCACCCCGACATATTTTTTCCCCGGCATAGACCGCAGTGCCTATCCGGAGATCTGGAAGTTCATGAAAGATTACGGTTTCAGGCCCGGAGAGGATGCAATCGCCATGGACAAGAATCTCTGGCCCTCGCACGGTCTGGATTCCTTTAGTGATACAACAGGAGACATTGAGGTGCGTAATCTCGCCAGGCCGGAACTTCCAGCCCTCCTCAGAATGCTCAAGAGGAATTTTTCTTCGGACTACAGTTACAGGGCTAAATGCGTCGGCGAAAAAGGGGAAAGATATCAGATCAAGGTTGCGGTTGAGGGGACCACCATACTGGGCTATAGCATGTTCTTTGGCGCCGAAGGGAAGAGATGGTACATGCCCGGGGAGCATTTCGGGCCCTTCGGAGTTGATGAAGCGCACAGGTCACGTGGCATAGGAACGGCGCTGCTTCATCAAACGCTGAGGGAGATGAAGATCAGGGGGATGCACAGGGCATTTTTCCTGTGGACGAGTGAAAGAGCCTCGCACCTTTACGAACGATTTGGATTCGAAGTCACGAGAAGATTCAGTGTGTTTGAAATGAAACTGTGA
- a CDS encoding roadblock/LC7 domain-containing protein, whose amino-acid sequence MPDELRGMLDELKKDGARSSAVISRDGLVIAADLDAGGYVETFAIMCATLMGAAVTANLELKRGVPEKVTVESTDGKMLILNAGRKAVVVSVIGNGADEAVITKQMTRIAEYLKQS is encoded by the coding sequence TTGCCTGATGAACTTCGGGGTATGCTTGATGAATTGAAGAAAGACGGAGCCAGATCTTCCGCCGTAATCAGCAGGGATGGTCTCGTAATAGCTGCCGATCTCGACGCAGGCGGTTACGTGGAAACATTCGCGATAATGTGCGCCACGCTCATGGGGGCGGCAGTTACTGCAAACCTGGAACTCAAGCGCGGAGTGCCGGAAAAGGTGACGGTGGAGAGCACAGACGGAAAGATGCTCATCCTCAATGCCGGAAGGAAAGCGGTCGTGGTAAGTGTAATTGGAAACGGCGCTGATGAAGCGGTAATAACGAAGCAGATGACAAGAATAGCGGAATACCTGAAGCAGAGCTGA
- a CDS encoding C40 family peptidase: MATLKVTVGVSDLRAEPKFRSERVDQVVFGEKVRVVDEGKDDYVHVIAPDGYDAFLSRFGLGRADGAPAYKIIRTWKGGDMLLPIGSLLTAGDIRRLDIAQKFYRRESYSLDKIEFAKQYLGVPYLWGGVTELGIDCSGLAQRVFGFNGIRLPRNADMQEKLGSAVGSLREAEPGDLIFFPGHVGIHMGGGRLIHANLHNQRVSITDLNGRDSYARRLKRDITSIKRI; the protein is encoded by the coding sequence ATGGCAACACTGAAAGTGACGGTAGGAGTTTCAGACCTCAGGGCAGAGCCGAAATTCAGATCAGAACGCGTTGATCAGGTCGTTTTCGGGGAAAAGGTTCGCGTGGTTGATGAAGGAAAGGACGATTACGTTCATGTAATTGCACCCGACGGCTACGACGCATTCCTGTCGAGATTCGGACTCGGTCGCGCCGACGGAGCGCCCGCATACAAGATCATCAGGACATGGAAAGGCGGCGACATGCTTCTTCCAATCGGCTCGCTGCTCACAGCTGGGGACATCAGGCGACTCGACATTGCACAAAAATTCTACAGGCGCGAAAGTTACTCCCTGGACAAAATTGAATTTGCAAAACAGTACCTGGGGGTGCCGTATCTTTGGGGCGGCGTAACCGAACTCGGCATAGACTGTTCGGGCCTGGCACAGCGCGTTTTCGGTTTCAACGGCATCAGACTGCCCAGGAACGCTGACATGCAGGAGAAACTCGGCAGCGCTGTCGGCTCGCTGCGTGAGGCAGAACCGGGAGATCTGATTTTCTTTCCTGGCCATGTTGGCATACACATGGGCGGAGGCAGGCTAATACACGCAAACCTCCACAATCAGAGGGTGAGCATCACTGACCTGAACGGAAGGGACAGCTACGCCAGGCGACTGAAAAGAGACATCACTTCAATCAAGAGGATTTGA
- a CDS encoding FAD-binding protein, whose protein sequence is MRMNVAFDLSKKFPGCVLQTQEELLPYRSDASQFGGDTPLAVVLPENTAQVSELMKYCYQNDIAVVARGGGTSLTGASVVMGKGIVVDLLRMDRIAEVSVTDKCVLAEAGVRIDDLNERLARAGHLFPPDPGSSIAATVGGIISTNAGGLRCLRYGTTKDWILGVEAVLADGRVIQCGNRTLKSRIGYDLTSLLVGSEGTLAIVTKAYLKITNLPESTGRVVAYYTDISSLGRAVADVRTGKIQPTIAEFLDRKTMDAVERSGKVTFPDEAAYMLLLDVDGPAEAIDRYLNDLTSTLGASKPLKVQSTRDESEMRTMYLARKGAYSSLLKLRRSENDHVLIGDVVVPPSELSMMLSETSVLADQMKVAVALFGHIGDGNIHANMFVDFSDADESG, encoded by the coding sequence ATGCGAATGAATGTTGCCTTTGATCTTTCAAAGAAGTTTCCCGGCTGTGTGCTGCAAACACAAGAAGAACTTTTACCATACAGAAGCGACGCATCACAATTCGGAGGCGACACGCCGCTGGCAGTGGTATTGCCGGAGAACACCGCTCAGGTTTCGGAACTGATGAAATATTGTTATCAGAACGACATTGCGGTCGTAGCAAGAGGCGGAGGGACATCGCTTACAGGGGCATCCGTCGTAATGGGAAAAGGCATCGTTGTCGATTTGCTCCGGATGGACCGAATCGCCGAGGTCAGCGTGACAGACAAGTGCGTGCTCGCCGAAGCAGGCGTGAGGATAGATGACCTGAACGAGCGCCTCGCGAGGGCAGGTCACCTGTTTCCGCCCGATCCTGGCAGCTCAATTGCGGCAACCGTCGGAGGCATCATTTCGACCAATGCCGGTGGCCTGAGATGCTTAAGGTACGGCACGACAAAGGACTGGATACTGGGCGTTGAAGCTGTGCTTGCAGATGGACGGGTGATTCAGTGCGGAAACAGGACGCTGAAATCGAGGATAGGCTATGATCTGACGTCCCTGCTTGTTGGCAGCGAAGGTACGCTCGCAATCGTGACGAAGGCTTACCTGAAAATAACGAATCTGCCCGAATCCACCGGAAGGGTTGTTGCATACTACACCGACATATCGTCGCTCGGCAGGGCCGTCGCGGATGTGCGTACCGGAAAGATCCAGCCGACAATTGCTGAATTTCTGGACAGGAAGACTATGGACGCAGTCGAAAGGAGCGGAAAAGTGACGTTTCCCGATGAAGCCGCATACATGCTTCTGCTGGACGTCGACGGTCCGGCAGAAGCAATTGACAGATATCTCAACGATCTCACATCCACCCTTGGAGCCTCGAAACCGCTTAAAGTGCAGTCGACCCGCGACGAGTCGGAAATGCGCACAATGTACTTGGCACGGAAGGGCGCATATTCGTCACTCCTGAAGCTGCGCAGGAGTGAGAACGACCACGTGCTGATCGGCGATGTAGTCGTCCCGCCGTCCGAGCTGTCCATGATGCTTTCGGAGACAAGCGTGCTAGCCGATCAGATGAAAGTGGCAGTTGCGCTATTCGGGCACATAGGCGATGGAAACATTCATGCCAACATGTTCGTCGATTTCAGCGACGCCGACGAGAGCGGCAG
- a CDS encoding DUF1343 domain-containing protein → MFDKKTVARLKGKRVGLITNHSSLDSQWRWLPERLKSDGASIEKFFSPEHGPYGLAKEGEELGSYFDEKLGTNIISLYGQRREMQPDDVSDLDVLIYDMQDAGVRFYTLVSTLKSAIDACASSGRVLTVLDRPDPQNGLTVKGPLLDEGLKSFVGIDTIPLQYGMTLGELAMYWAGGKDCVKVVRMKGWKRKMWYDETGLPFTAPSPNLPDMQSMVLYPGLAVMEGLNVSVGRGTTRPFRLIGAPWLDGHSLLEAVSGTAGIMARFARFMPQYGKFKGEVCEGVECYVADRKKADPVLLGLKMLHHLSGLEGTVWTRNGNRLWAEAITGVMGIDRVVAKNEPERLMASWARDAAGFRKRTEKFLIYD, encoded by the coding sequence GTGTTTGACAAAAAGACGGTAGCGCGTCTCAAAGGAAAACGTGTTGGCCTGATTACGAACCATTCCAGTTTGGACTCCCAATGGCGGTGGCTGCCTGAGCGACTCAAGTCGGATGGTGCCAGTATTGAAAAATTCTTTTCTCCCGAGCATGGACCCTATGGCCTGGCAAAAGAGGGAGAGGAACTTGGCAGCTATTTCGATGAGAAGCTTGGGACAAACATCATAAGCCTGTACGGTCAGAGGAGGGAGATGCAGCCTGACGATGTTTCAGACCTCGACGTCCTCATTTACGACATGCAGGATGCCGGGGTGAGGTTTTACACACTCGTGTCCACGCTCAAGAGCGCTATTGATGCATGCGCTTCCTCAGGACGCGTTCTCACGGTTCTTGACAGGCCGGATCCGCAGAACGGTTTGACTGTGAAAGGTCCGTTACTGGATGAGGGATTGAAGAGTTTTGTAGGAATTGATACGATTCCGCTGCAATACGGAATGACGCTCGGGGAACTGGCGATGTACTGGGCAGGCGGAAAGGACTGCGTGAAAGTTGTTCGCATGAAAGGATGGAAGAGGAAAATGTGGTATGATGAAACCGGTCTGCCGTTTACTGCGCCTTCACCAAATCTCCCGGATATGCAGTCCATGGTGCTTTATCCTGGACTGGCAGTGATGGAGGGACTGAATGTAAGCGTTGGAAGGGGTACGACGCGACCATTCAGACTCATCGGCGCACCATGGTTAGACGGGCACAGTCTGCTGGAAGCTGTGTCAGGGACTGCGGGCATCATGGCAAGGTTTGCACGATTCATGCCGCAGTACGGCAAGTTCAAAGGCGAAGTGTGTGAAGGTGTGGAGTGCTACGTCGCAGACAGGAAAAAGGCAGATCCCGTGTTGCTCGGGCTGAAGATGCTTCACCATCTTTCGGGACTGGAAGGAACAGTGTGGACGAGGAACGGAAACAGACTCTGGGCAGAGGCCATCACTGGTGTGATGGGCATAGACAGGGTTGTAGCGAAAAACGAGCCTGAGCGCCTGATGGCGTCCTGGGCCCGAGATGCAGCAGGATTCAGAAAAAGGACAGAAAAATTCCTCATCTATGACTGA
- a CDS encoding N-acetylmuramic acid 6-phosphate etherase, with product MKEDTTKLETEQPNRKTSNISTLPVKRVMMLMNSEDARVAGAVRKALPDISRAAEAVASAILDNGRVFYIGAGTSGRITYQDVAELLPTFGFAPGTFNVIMAGGIKALTEAVEGAEDDAAAAPRVLRKLRLSPHDVVFGITASGRTPFVIGGLKFARQTGCVTVSLTSNPGSEVAKHSDISIVVRTGAEVITGSTRLKAGTAQKLVLNMVSTYAGIKSGRVTGNSMIRMRATNYKLRKRAVTIVSQRAGCTPRKAETVLETEGYDIEKALARLSHR from the coding sequence TTGAAAGAAGATACAACAAAACTGGAAACGGAGCAGCCCAACAGGAAGACATCGAATATAAGCACTCTGCCGGTGAAACGGGTCATGATGCTGATGAACAGCGAAGATGCACGGGTCGCAGGAGCTGTCAGGAAAGCGCTGCCGGACATAAGCAGGGCCGCTGAGGCGGTTGCCTCAGCCATTCTGGACAACGGAAGAGTATTTTATATCGGTGCCGGGACAAGCGGAAGGATCACGTATCAGGATGTCGCCGAACTTCTTCCAACATTCGGTTTTGCTCCGGGAACATTCAATGTAATCATGGCCGGCGGCATCAAGGCATTGACTGAAGCTGTCGAAGGCGCAGAGGATGACGCAGCCGCTGCTCCCCGCGTTCTAAGAAAGCTCAGGCTGTCGCCGCACGATGTCGTTTTCGGCATTACCGCATCAGGCAGAACGCCTTTCGTAATCGGAGGTCTGAAATTCGCACGCCAAACCGGATGCGTGACTGTTTCGCTTACATCGAATCCCGGATCGGAAGTTGCCAAACATTCAGACATCTCCATCGTCGTAAGAACAGGTGCTGAAGTGATAACAGGAAGCACGCGACTCAAGGCTGGTACGGCACAGAAACTCGTGCTCAATATGGTGAGTACGTATGCAGGCATCAAATCAGGTCGCGTAACTGGAAACAGCATGATACGCATGCGGGCTACAAATTACAAGCTCAGGAAGAGGGCCGTGACCATAGTCTCGCAGCGCGCAGGGTGCACACCGCGAAAGGCGGAAACAGTTCTCGAAACCGAAGGCTACGACATAGAAAAGGCACTTGCAAGACTCAGTCATAGATGA